TATGCTGCAGGAAAAATTCCAGGTGGTTTTTTTAAACGTGAGACAAAGCCTGGTGATTTTGAAACACTTACGTCAAGAATTGTGGATAGAAGCTTACGTCCATTATTTCCAAAAGGTTTTGGACATCCGACACAGATTACTATTATGGTATTTAGTGTAGATAGTGAAGCTGATTTACAAGTTTTGGCATTAAATGCTGCATCAGCTGCTTTATATGTATCAGATATTGATATCAATAGAAGTGTATGTGGTATTCGTGCTGCAAAAGTTGATGGGGAATTAATATTAAACCCAACTCTTAGTCAATTAAACAATTCAACGCTTGATCTGTATCTTTCAGGTACAAAAGATGATCTGTTAATGATTGAGATGCGTTCAATCGGTAGTGAAAATGTAGAGATTGAACCAAGTATTGAACCTATTTTAGATCCAATCAATGCAGGAATGGGGGGAGTAATAGTTGATACACATATCTCCAATGCATTACCTGAAGATGAATTAATCGAAGTTTTTGCAAAAACACAAGAAGCTTTGTTCGCGGCAAATACAAAATATGAAGAAGCTTTTAAGGAATTTCAAAAAGAGGCTCAGCCACTTGTATTGACAGCGAATCAACTTAATGAAGAGATGGTTGCATATGTTGAACAAAACCATATGGCAGACATCAAAGAGGCAATGAATCAGATGGCAAAATCTGAGCGTTCTTCTGCTTTGAGAACTCTAAGAAAAACAATTTTAACAACAAAAACTGATTGGGATGAAGAGGAATTAAAAGCAGCGATCGAAAAAGTCAAAAAGATCCAAGTTCGTTCTCAAATCTTGGATGAAAAAGTACGTGCAGACGGTAGAGCATTAAATGAAGTAAGACCGATTACGATCGAGACAAATGTACTGCCTTCAGCTCACTCTTCATGTTTATTTACTCGCGGGCAAACACAAGCACTTGTTGTGTTAACTTTGGGTGGACCTAAAGATGCACAAATGTATGAAAGTTTAACTGATGAGAGTGCACAAAATGAAGAGTTTATGGTACATTATAATTTCCCTGGCTTTTCAGTAGGTGAAGCAAGTCCGATTACAGGTGTAAAACGTCGTGAACTTGGTCATGGAAACTTGGCAAAACGTGCATTAGAGCCGATTGTTCATACAGATGGGAAAACAATTCGTTTAGTTTCTGAGATCTTAGAATCAAACGGTTCAAGTTCAATGGCTACAGTATGTGGCGGGTATATGGCTTTAAAAGCTGCAGATATTGAAACATCTGATACAGTTGCAGGAATTGCTATGGGTATGGTGAGTGAAGGCGATAAGTACGCTATTCTTTCAGATATCATGGGACTAGAAGATCATGACGGTGATATGGACTTTAAAGTAACAGGTTCAAAAGATGGTATTACTGCTATGCAGATGGATATCAAACTTGGTGGTATCTCACTTGAAGTTCTAAAAGAAGCACTTTATCAAGCCAAAGAAGGACGTAGCCACATTATTGACATTATGCTTGAAGCTGAATCTAAAATTCAGTTCAATGATGGTGTACTACCGACGACTGACTTCTTCCATATTGATCCAAGTTTCATCGGTGAGATTATTGGTCAAGCCGGTAAAACTATTCGTGAAATTATCGAGAGATTTGAAGTTGCAATAGACATCGATAAAAAAGAAGGTAAAGTTAAAATTACTGGTAAAAACAAATCAGGTATTGAAGGTGCAAAAGAACATATAAATTCAATTGTTTCTAAACCAAAAGTAGCAAAAATTGATTACCAAGTAGGTGATAAATATGAAGGTACTGTAAAAAGAATTGTAGATTTTGGTGCTTTTGTTGAATTGCCTGATGGTCAAGACGGACTATTACATATCTCTAAAATCTCTAAAGAGAGAGTTGAAAATGTTAGAGATATATTAAATGAAGGTGACAAAGTTACAGTAGAAATTATAGAGTTTAAAGGGAATAAGATCTCTTTATCTATGGTATAAAACTTTTAACCTCATAAAAACAAACTGCTTTTTATAAAAACTTCTTTTAGCTCAACTTTTAGTTGGGCTTACTTTCTTCATTGATGCAAACAGATGGAATAATAGATGTATATCCGCATTGAGAAAGAATCTTCATAATATACAGACATAGATTTTAAACGCTACAACTGCCTAAAATAAGACTTATTACATATAAATTCAAAATTTAAAAAATAGTAGTAGTGTATGATTTTTAAGCTAAAAAATATAGAATGTGCTATTATATCTATGCTAAAATAATTAAATTTCAAAGATTCTAATCTAAAAAAGCAAACATAAAAGTGGAGTGTTGATGAAACAAATTAATTATGAGTATACTAATAGAGATGATTTAGAGAAGTTTATTCGTGATAATTTTCAATCTTATGATCAAAAAAAGATATTAGTACAACTTTTTAGTTCAAACACCCTTTATATGGAAATTTCGAGAATTAAAAATGAACTTCAATCTCTGCTAGAAAATGCTTCTATTATTACTAGTTCCACTGCAGGAATAGTACATGATGGAAAAATATCGGATGATAAAATTATTTTATCATTTTCTGTATTTGAAAACTCTACCGTAAAAAATGTCGGCTATTATGATAGCAGTACAGAAGAGATTATAAACGATTTAAAAAACAATTATATTACAGGTGATACAAAACTTGTAATAACTTTTGCAAATACCTTTAAAGTTGATGCATCAGATTTACTAAGCAAACTTGCCGTAGTGAATCCAGATTTAGTTGTTGTTGGTGGTAATGCGGGTGATGATTTTAAATTTCATTCCAATTATATTAGTGCTAATAACAGTGATGATAGCGATATAGTATTCGCAATAATAGATTCGAAAGTTCTCAAAGTAAATGCAGACTATCTATTTAATTGGGAAACTATTGGTAAAGAGATGCTTGTTACTAAAGCAAGCGGACCTACAGTATATGAACTTGACAATATGCCTATTATCGATACATTTGAAAAATACTTAGGGAAAACGGTTCGTGATGATTTATTAAAGCATGGATCCCAATTTCCATTAGTACTAAATGTTGGAGGTACTGAAGTTGCAAGAGCTCTTGTTGCATTTAATTATGAAGAGGGGAGCATAACGTTTGCAGGCAATGTCCCTGAAGGTCAATATGTAAGATTCGGTTTTGCCGATCTTGGTACGATAGAGCATAAAAATATAGAGCATATAAAATTACATAATCAGAAAGTAAATGAAGCTACATTTGTATATACATGTGGAGCAAGACGTCAAATGCTCGGAGGTTTTTTAAATAAAGAGATACAGATACTCAACTCTCTAGGAACGAGTTCAGGATTCATAACATATGGTGAATTTTTTCACAATAGTTTTAGTTGTGATAACAACCTCTTAAACATCACTACAACATATGTAACATTGAATGAAAGAGAAGATACTTCTACTAACTTGGATATAAAGATTGTAGAAGAGGAAGTAAGTGATGATGAGATACGTTTATCCGCTTTAACCACTCTCATTAAAGAGACAAGCAAAGACTTAGATGAAAATATCTACTATTTAGAACAGTTTAAAAATGCAGTAGCTTCGGCATCGATTTTTTCAACTACAGACAGATCAGGAATAATTACGGATGTTAATACAAACTTCGAAATGATTTCAGGATATAAACGGGATGAAATAGTTGGACGACCACATAATATAGTTCGACATCCTGATAATGATCCTAAGCTTTTTAAAGAGATGTGGCAAACAATTCAGTCTGGAAAAATATGGAAAGGCTTAATAAAAAATAGAACTAAAAAAGGTACTGATTACTGGGTTGTTTCAGAAGTAGCTCCTATTTACTATAAAGACGGTACATTCAGAGAATATATAGGTATTAGAAACGACGTTACTAAACTTGAGACGGTAAAACAGATACTACAAAATGAAGTTCTCTCTTCAAAAGAAAACTTGGAAGAAAATCTTTATTATTTCAAACAATATGAAGAAGCGATCAACTTATCAACGGCTGTACTGAGAACAGATGTTAACAATAATATCAAATATGTGAATGATAGGTTTCTTGAACTCAGTAAATATAAAAGAAAAGAACTTATAGGTAAAAACTGTGGAGAAATCAGACATAGAAAGCATCAAGAAGTAGGTCTGTGTACACGTATTTTAAATGATTTAAACTCTAAGCAGATCGTAAAAGAAGTTATTACCAATGTAGCAAAAGATAAGAGTGAGTTTATTACAAAAACGATATTTTATCCGGTTACAAACAAGAAAAATGAGATAGTCGAATTTATCCAAGTAATGTTTGATGTAACAGATATTTACAGACTTAATGATGAGATTGTAAACACTCAAAAAGAAGTAGTAGAAAAAATGGGTGCAATCGGTGAAACTCGCAGTAAAGAGACTGGAGACCATGTTCGAAGGGTAGCTGAATATTCTTATATGTTGGCAAAATATTACGGGCTAAGTGAAAAAGAAGCTATTTTATTAAAACAAGCAAGTCCAATGCATGATATTGGAAAAGTCGGTATACCGGATGCAATATTGAATAAGCCGGGTAAATTGACACCTGAAGAGTTTGAAATTATGAAAACACATGCAGAAATTGGTTATGAGATGCTCAAACACTCAGAAAGAGATATCCTCAAAGCTTCCGCAATGGTAGCGTATACACACCATGAAAAGTGGAATGGTAGTGGATATCCACAGGGTACACAAGGAAATGATATTCATATATTTGGTCGTATTACTGCAGTTGCTGATGTATTTGATGCCTTGGGGCATGACAGAGTTTATAAAAAAGCATGGGAGCTTGATAAAATACTTGAACTTTTTAAAGAAGAACGCGGTAAACATTTCGATCCAACTTTAATAGATCTGTTTTTTGATAATCTTGACAGCTTTTTAGAGGTGAAAAATCGTTTTGATTCAAAGCCAACAGAAGAAAACTAAAGATATTAGTTAGAGTAAATATAAGAGTTTAGTAGCGGTATAAGTTTTTATTTAGAACTTCTTTTGTAAAATTGCGCTATCAATTTCTAGTAGGGAAATCTAAGCATTCATGTTTAGGTTGCTTCATTGCAAGATGAGGTTACGCTATCCGAACGGGTTGTAAATATTTTTAAGGATACATTATGAAAAAAATTCTTTTTCTTTTAGTAGCATTTTCTGCTGCTCTTTTAGCTAACGACGGTGACGTTGCTAATCAAACTCTTAAAGCTTACTCTATGATCGCTGCTGGTCTTGGACTTGGTTTAGCTGCTCTTGGTGGTGCTATCGGTATGGGTCACACTGCTGCTGCAACTATCGCTGGTACTGCACGTAACCCAGGTTTAGGTGCTAAACTTATGACTACAATGTTCATCGCTTTAGCAATGATCGAAGCGCAAGTTATTTATGCACTAGTTGTTGCATTAATCGCTCTTTACGCTAACCCATTTTTAGGTTAATCTTTAGATTATCTAAAAGTACCTCTCAAAGCTCAGCTCTTTTTTGAGTTGGGCTTTTTTTTTCTTTTTTTATTGCGCAGGTGGTGGAATGGTAGACACGCTATCTTGAGGGGGTAGTGGCCTAAGGTCGTGAGGGTTCAAGTCCCTCTCTGCGCACCATACTCTTTTTATTTTAAGTTAACTCTCACAAAACTATTTATATAATCTTTAATCTATATATAAGTGGGCGTAATGAAACTTCTTCAACTCTTTTTGTTTTTACTTTTATTAACTTTTACATTATCCGCCCAAGAACTAAAAAAAGTTTCTTTACAATTGCAGTGGAAATACCAGTTTCAATTTGCCGGTTATATTATGGCAAAAGAAAAAGGCTTTTATAAAGAAGCTGGTCTTGACGTTACTCTAAAAGAATGGCAACCAGGAATCCGCATGGAGAATGATGTTATTCAAGGTAAAAGCGAGTATGCAACTTGTCGAGCATCTTCATTAATAGATATATCAAACGGTAAGAAGATTGTCTATCTTGCATCAATTTTTCAATCAAGCCCTCTTGTAGTGTTAGCAGATAAGAGTTCTCATATTAAGAATATTCAGGATTTTAAACATAAAAGAATCATGGCAACGAGGGATATAGATGTATCATTGTTTTCCATGATGTATTCTCAAGGGATTATGTCTCAGGATATACAGGTAATACAACCATCGTTTAATCCTGCAGACTTGTTAAACGGTAAAACAGATCTTATAGCTGCTTATGTTTCAAATGAGGTATATGTTTTAAAATCTTTAGGGGGAAAACCAGTTATCTTCAATCCAAAAGATTATGGGTTTGATTTTTACAGTGATCTTCTTATAACAAGTCAAGAATATCTAAAAGATAATCCTCAAGAGGTAAAGCGTTTTCGAAATGCATCTTTAGAAGGTTGGAAATATGCTTTTGAACATATAGATGAAACTGTAGATATTATTTATAATAAATACAATTCTTTGCATAAGACAAAAGAAGCTCTACGCTATGAAGCAGAGGAGTTGAAAAAATTAGCTTATTATGGAACAGATACACTGGGTAGTATAAACAAGCAGAAACTACAAAGAATTTATGACGTTTATAAACTTTT
This is a stretch of genomic DNA from Sulfurimonas sp. C5. It encodes these proteins:
- a CDS encoding polyribonucleotide nucleotidyltransferase, with product MKYDVNLDLTNKTEEYSFNEVARQANGAAWLKCGDTVMLATVVYEENETVSDDFLPLTVQYIEKTYAAGKIPGGFFKRETKPGDFETLTSRIVDRSLRPLFPKGFGHPTQITIMVFSVDSEADLQVLALNAASAALYVSDIDINRSVCGIRAAKVDGELILNPTLSQLNNSTLDLYLSGTKDDLLMIEMRSIGSENVEIEPSIEPILDPINAGMGGVIVDTHISNALPEDELIEVFAKTQEALFAANTKYEEAFKEFQKEAQPLVLTANQLNEEMVAYVEQNHMADIKEAMNQMAKSERSSALRTLRKTILTTKTDWDEEELKAAIEKVKKIQVRSQILDEKVRADGRALNEVRPITIETNVLPSAHSSCLFTRGQTQALVVLTLGGPKDAQMYESLTDESAQNEEFMVHYNFPGFSVGEASPITGVKRRELGHGNLAKRALEPIVHTDGKTIRLVSEILESNGSSSMATVCGGYMALKAADIETSDTVAGIAMGMVSEGDKYAILSDIMGLEDHDGDMDFKVTGSKDGITAMQMDIKLGGISLEVLKEALYQAKEGRSHIIDIMLEAESKIQFNDGVLPTTDFFHIDPSFIGEIIGQAGKTIREIIERFEVAIDIDKKEGKVKITGKNKSGIEGAKEHINSIVSKPKVAKIDYQVGDKYEGTVKRIVDFGAFVELPDGQDGLLHISKISKERVENVRDILNEGDKVTVEIIEFKGNKISLSMV
- a CDS encoding HD domain-containing phosphohydrolase, translated to MKQINYEYTNRDDLEKFIRDNFQSYDQKKILVQLFSSNTLYMEISRIKNELQSLLENASIITSSTAGIVHDGKISDDKIILSFSVFENSTVKNVGYYDSSTEEIINDLKNNYITGDTKLVITFANTFKVDASDLLSKLAVVNPDLVVVGGNAGDDFKFHSNYISANNSDDSDIVFAIIDSKVLKVNADYLFNWETIGKEMLVTKASGPTVYELDNMPIIDTFEKYLGKTVRDDLLKHGSQFPLVLNVGGTEVARALVAFNYEEGSITFAGNVPEGQYVRFGFADLGTIEHKNIEHIKLHNQKVNEATFVYTCGARRQMLGGFLNKEIQILNSLGTSSGFITYGEFFHNSFSCDNNLLNITTTYVTLNEREDTSTNLDIKIVEEEVSDDEIRLSALTTLIKETSKDLDENIYYLEQFKNAVASASIFSTTDRSGIITDVNTNFEMISGYKRDEIVGRPHNIVRHPDNDPKLFKEMWQTIQSGKIWKGLIKNRTKKGTDYWVVSEVAPIYYKDGTFREYIGIRNDVTKLETVKQILQNEVLSSKENLEENLYYFKQYEEAINLSTAVLRTDVNNNIKYVNDRFLELSKYKRKELIGKNCGEIRHRKHQEVGLCTRILNDLNSKQIVKEVITNVAKDKSEFITKTIFYPVTNKKNEIVEFIQVMFDVTDIYRLNDEIVNTQKEVVEKMGAIGETRSKETGDHVRRVAEYSYMLAKYYGLSEKEAILLKQASPMHDIGKVGIPDAILNKPGKLTPEEFEIMKTHAEIGYEMLKHSERDILKASAMVAYTHHEKWNGSGYPQGTQGNDIHIFGRITAVADVFDALGHDRVYKKAWELDKILELFKEERGKHFDPTLIDLFFDNLDSFLEVKNRFDSKPTEEN
- a CDS encoding F0F1 ATP synthase subunit C, translated to MKKILFLLVAFSAALLANDGDVANQTLKAYSMIAAGLGLGLAALGGAIGMGHTAAATIAGTARNPGLGAKLMTTMFIALAMIEAQVIYALVVALIALYANPFLG